A genomic window from Peromyscus maniculatus bairdii isolate BWxNUB_F1_BW_parent chromosome 1, HU_Pman_BW_mat_3.1, whole genome shotgun sequence includes:
- the C5ar2 gene encoding C5a anaphylatoxin chemotactic receptor 2, with the protein MMNHTTSSGDNYEYDYELYHDLPDVPVDCPDGSCISSDFYLITLLLLYAAIFLVGVPGNTMVAWVTGKESRHRLGTSWFLHLAVADLLCCVSLPFLAVPIAQKGHWPYGAAGCWLLPSLTVLSMYASVLLLTALSADLFLLALRPSWKAADRRKLVVRAAQVSSWMLALLLTVPSAVYLRLLQEHFPSRLVCGIDYGRSVAAEATITTFRFLFGFLAPLVFMASGHSILQRQLTRRHWPLGTAVVVGFFICWTPYHILRVIIAVAEPSSSFLARVLEVEPLVTGLALAHSAVNPIMFLYFGRKQLCRSLQAACRWALRDPQDEESVVSKVSTSHEVTSEMAV; encoded by the coding sequence ATGATGAATCATACCACCAGCTCCGGGGATAATTACGAGTATGATTACGAACTTTACCATGATCTTCCGGATGTCCCCGTGGACTGCCCAGATGGGAGCTGCATCTCTAGTGATTTCTACCTCATAACCCTGCTTCTGCTGTATGCAGCCATCTTCCTGGTGGGTGTGCCAGGCAACACCATGGTGGCTTGGGTGACCGGGAAAGAGTCCCGCCACAGGCTCGGGACCTCTTGGTTCCTGCACCTGGCCGTAGCTGACTTGCTTTGCTGTGTGTCTCTGCCCTTCCTGGCTGTGCCCATTGCCCAAAAGGGTCACTGGCCGTATGGGGCAGcaggctgctggctgctgccctCCCTTACGGTCCTGTCTATGTATGCAAGTGTGCTGCTCCTGACGGCCCTCAGCGCTGACCTCTTCCTACTGGCTTTGAGGCCCTCCTGGAAGGCGGCTGATCGCCGGAAGCTCGTGGTGCGGGCGGCCCAGGTCTCTTCCTGGATGTTGGCCCTGCTGCTGACGGTACCCTCAGCTGTTTACCTTAGGCTGCTTCAGGAGCACTTCCCTTCTCGGCTTGTGTGTGGCATAGACTACGGGCGATCGGTGGCTGCAGAGGCCACCATTACCACGTTTCGATTTCTCTTTGGCTTCCTGGCGCCATTGGTGTTTATGGCCAGTGGCCACAGCATCCTTCAACGGCAATTGACCCGACGTCACTGGCCACTGGGCACAGCTGTCGTGGTGGGGTTTTTCATCTGCTGGACCCCGTACCACATCCTGAGGGTCATAATCGCAGTGGCTGAGCCTTCCTCCTCATTCCTAGCCCGGGTCTTGGAGGTTGAGCCTCTGGTTACGGGCCTGGCCCTCGCTCACAGCGCTGTCAATCCTATAATGTTTTTGTACTTTGGAAGGAAACAACTCTGCCGGTCACTCCAGGCTGCCTGCCGCTGGGCCCTGAGGGATCCACAGGATGAGGAAAGTgtggtgagcaaggtgtccaccAGCCACGAGGTGACGTCTGAGATGGCCGTGTAG